From Laspinema palackyanum D2c, the proteins below share one genomic window:
- a CDS encoding ATP-dependent Clp protease ATP-binding subunit: MFEYFTEKSIKAIMLAQQEARRLGHNFVGTEQLLLGLIAEGTGIAAQVLKSEGVTLNKARVEVEKIIGRGSGFVPVEIPFTPRGKSILEMSLREASQLGQQYIATEHLLLALTQSREGVAFKILENLGVSLERVRAEVIKRVGENPAPAGAVFGGERGRGPGSQKALQLSEFGVNLTEKAMEGTLDPVVGRTKEIERIIQILGRRTKNNPVLVGEPGVGKTALAEGLAQRIANQDVPETLKDKRVFTLDMGSILAGTRFRGDFEERIKMIMEEVRQAGNIILVIDEIHTLVGAGSVEGGMDAANLLKPALARGEFQCIGATTLDEYRKHIERDAALERRFQPVIIGEPTIQETIEILQGVRVRYEEHHKLTISDEALVAAAELSERYITDRFLPDKAIDLIDEAGSRVRLRNGKTPSVLRELKKQLTEVTLEKEAAVRAQEFEKASKLRDRELTLDEELDQRIKNEHAEVQNTKNLVVTGEDIAQIVAFWTSVPVSKLTESESEKLMLMEETLHQRLIGQEEAVKAVSRAIRRARVGLKNPNRPIASFIFSGPTGVGKTELTKALAAYFFGSEDAMIRLDMSEYMERHTVSKLIGSPPGFVGYDEGGQLTEAVRRRPYTVILFDEIEKAHPDVFNMLLQVLEDGRLTDAKGRVVDFKNTLLIMTSNIGSRVIEKGGGGLGFEFADNRAEAHYDRIRSLVNEELKNYFRPEFLNRLDEIIVFHQLTKNEVTEIAEILLRDLLKRLVEKQISLEISDRFKERVVEEGYNPSYGARPLRRAIMRLLEDHLAEAMLTGNLDEGDSAIIDLDEAGEVVVHRVEGRSLVSPSTR, translated from the coding sequence ATGTTTGAGTATTTCACAGAAAAGTCCATAAAAGCAATTATGCTGGCGCAGCAGGAAGCTCGCCGCCTCGGTCATAACTTCGTTGGCACCGAGCAGTTACTCTTAGGATTAATAGCCGAAGGAACTGGCATTGCCGCGCAGGTCCTCAAATCCGAAGGCGTCACCCTGAATAAAGCGCGGGTTGAAGTCGAAAAAATCATTGGTAGAGGCAGCGGCTTCGTCCCCGTGGAAATCCCCTTCACCCCTCGCGGTAAAAGCATTTTAGAAATGTCCCTGCGCGAAGCCAGCCAACTGGGACAACAATACATCGCCACAGAACACCTCCTGCTTGCCTTAACCCAAAGCCGAGAAGGGGTGGCTTTTAAAATCCTGGAAAACCTTGGCGTCAGCCTGGAACGAGTTCGTGCAGAAGTCATTAAACGAGTCGGGGAAAATCCCGCACCCGCCGGTGCCGTCTTTGGTGGCGAACGGGGTCGGGGTCCTGGGTCCCAAAAAGCCCTGCAACTCAGCGAATTTGGGGTCAACCTCACCGAAAAAGCGATGGAAGGGACTCTGGATCCCGTGGTGGGACGGACAAAAGAAATTGAGCGGATTATCCAAATTTTGGGACGTCGCACCAAAAATAACCCCGTCTTAGTCGGGGAACCCGGGGTGGGTAAAACCGCGCTGGCGGAAGGATTGGCACAACGCATCGCCAACCAAGACGTTCCTGAAACCCTCAAAGATAAACGAGTGTTTACCCTGGATATGGGGTCAATCTTGGCCGGGACCCGCTTCCGGGGAGATTTTGAGGAACGCATCAAAATGATTATGGAAGAAGTGCGTCAAGCGGGGAATATCATCCTGGTGATTGATGAAATCCATACCCTTGTTGGTGCAGGTTCCGTGGAAGGTGGGATGGATGCAGCGAATCTGCTCAAACCCGCCTTGGCGCGGGGTGAGTTCCAGTGTATTGGTGCGACAACCTTAGATGAGTATCGCAAACATATCGAACGGGATGCAGCGTTAGAACGGCGCTTCCAACCTGTCATCATTGGCGAACCCACAATCCAAGAAACAATTGAGATTTTGCAGGGTGTCCGAGTTCGTTATGAAGAACATCACAAATTGACGATTTCTGATGAAGCGTTGGTTGCTGCTGCGGAGTTATCGGAACGATATATTACCGATCGCTTCTTACCGGATAAGGCGATCGATTTGATTGATGAAGCCGGTTCCCGAGTGCGCTTGCGCAATGGCAAAACTCCATCGGTACTGCGAGAACTGAAAAAACAACTCACGGAAGTGACGTTAGAAAAAGAAGCGGCAGTCCGTGCTCAGGAGTTTGAGAAAGCCTCCAAATTGCGCGATCGCGAATTAACCCTAGACGAAGAACTGGATCAACGCATCAAAAACGAGCACGCGGAAGTCCAAAATACCAAAAACCTGGTCGTTACCGGGGAAGATATCGCCCAAATTGTCGCCTTCTGGACGAGCGTTCCAGTCAGCAAACTCACCGAATCCGAGTCCGAGAAACTGATGCTAATGGAAGAAACCCTGCATCAACGGTTAATCGGTCAAGAAGAAGCGGTGAAAGCAGTTTCTCGTGCCATTCGTCGTGCACGGGTTGGCTTAAAAAATCCCAACCGTCCGATCGCCAGCTTTATCTTCTCCGGTCCTACCGGCGTCGGTAAAACGGAACTGACAAAAGCCTTAGCTGCCTACTTCTTCGGGTCAGAAGACGCCATGATTCGCCTGGATATGTCCGAATACATGGAACGTCATACCGTCTCCAAACTGATTGGTTCCCCTCCGGGATTCGTCGGGTATGACGAAGGGGGACAACTCACCGAAGCAGTGCGCCGTCGTCCCTATACGGTGATTCTATTCGACGAAATCGAGAAGGCACATCCCGATGTCTTTAATATGTTGCTGCAAGTCCTGGAAGATGGACGGCTGACGGATGCTAAAGGTCGGGTGGTAGACTTCAAGAATACCCTGCTGATTATGACCTCAAATATCGGGTCTCGGGTCATTGAAAAAGGTGGCGGTGGACTCGGATTTGAGTTTGCCGACAACCGCGCCGAAGCTCACTATGACCGCATTCGCAGCTTGGTGAATGAAGAACTGAAGAATTACTTCCGTCCCGAGTTTCTCAACCGTTTGGATGAGATTATTGTCTTCCATCAGTTGACCAAGAATGAAGTCACAGAGATTGCTGAAATCCTGCTGCGCGACTTATTAAAACGCCTGGTTGAGAAACAGATTAGCCTGGAAATCAGCGATCGCTTCAAAGAACGAGTCGTTGAAGAAGGGTATAATCCCAGCTATGGTGCACGACCATTACGCCGCGCCATTATGCGCCTGTTGGAAGATCATCTCGCCGAAGCGATGTTAACCGGCAACCTCGATGAAGGGGATTCGGCAATCATTGACCTGGATGAAGCAGGGGAAGTGGTGGTACATCGTGTAGAAGGGCGATCGTTGGTGTCTCCTAGCACTCGATAA
- a CDS encoding PPC domain-containing protein yields the protein MKSDSQGRNTNYTLRLVNETSEAIDVGLLNGTRTFSELVGRTDPRDYYRFNLTSPSSFNLTLDGLTADADVLLYEDTNNNGLIDSGENISTFSQRSGIDSESISRNLPSGNYFIVVAGDAANTNYNLQFSATPGVSPQSTNPINLSDSTISEFTVDPLLNSRSFNTANDSAIQTFTANGNAGSDLTGGLGNTTANLLLNESFTEGNDFANLLAANPVETPDFSQGLALI from the coding sequence GTGAAATCAGATTCCCAAGGACGTAATACAAACTACACCCTTCGGCTTGTTAACGAAACTAGCGAAGCTATCGATGTTGGTCTACTCAATGGAACCCGCACTTTTAGTGAGTTAGTTGGAAGAACAGACCCTCGCGATTATTACCGATTTAACCTCACCAGTCCCAGTAGCTTTAATTTGACGTTAGACGGATTAACTGCTGATGCCGATGTACTTCTTTATGAAGATACAAACAACAATGGTTTAATTGATTCCGGTGAAAATATTTCTACCTTTAGCCAGAGAAGTGGAATAGATTCTGAATCAATCTCTCGCAACTTGCCATCAGGTAACTACTTTATTGTGGTTGCAGGTGATGCAGCAAATACGAATTATAACCTGCAATTTTCTGCGACCCCTGGAGTTAGTCCTCAAAGCACCAACCCCATTAACCTCAGTGACAGTACAATTTCCGAATTTACTGTTGACCCGCTCCTCAATTCCCGCAGTTTCAATACAGCCAATGATTCAGCGATTCAAACCTTCACAGCAAATGGGAATGCTGGGAGTGATTTGACTGGTGGATTGGGGAATACAACGGCAAATTTACTCCTAAATGAATCCTTTACCGAAGGGAATGACTTTGCCAACCTATTAGCCGCTAACCCGGTGGAAACTCCTGATTTTAGTCAAGGGTTGGCTTTGATTTAG
- the clpB gene encoding ATP-dependent chaperone ClpB — MQPNNPNQFTEKAWAAIAQTPDLAKQAQHQQIESEILMKALLEQEGLSSSILNKAGVNIQQMRDRTEQFINRQPKVSGTSSVYLGRSVDTLLDRADAYRKEYADEYISVEHLLLGFAKDDRFGKGLFQDLKLTEQKLKETISQVRGSQKVTDQNPEGKYQSLEKYGRDLTQAAREGKLDPVIGRDDEIRRTIQILSRRTKNNPVLIGEPGVGKTAIAEGLAQRIIAGDVPQSLKDRQLITLDMGSLIAGAKYRGEFEERLKAVLKEVTESGGNIILFIDEIHTVVGAGATQGAMDAGNLLKPMLARGELRCIGATTLDEYRKYIEKDAALERRFQQVYIDQPSVADSISILRGLKERYEVHHGVKISDSALVAAATLSNRYISDRFLPDKAIDLVDEAAAKLKMEITSKPEELDEIDRKILQLEMERLSLRNESDIASQDRLERLEKELGNLKEQQHTLNAQWQSEKDVIAKIQSIKEEIDRVNIEIQQAERNYDLNRAAELKYGNLNQLQKQLQEAESNLAATQTSGQTLLREEVTEADIAEIISKWTGIPISKLVESEMQKLLHLEDELHKRVIGQEEAVTAVADAIQRSRAGLSDPNRPVASFIFLGPTGVGKTELAKALAAYLFDTEESMVRIDMSEYMEKHAVSRLVGAPPGYVGYEEGGQLSEAVRRRPYSVILFDEIEKAHPDVFNIMLQILDDGRVTDAQGHTVDFKNSVIIMTSNVGSQFILDVSGEDEQYEEMRGRVMDAMRSNFRPEFLNRIDEMIIFHSLKKEQLRQIVQLQVERVMERLRDRKMSLKLSDSAISFLAEVGYDPVYGARPLKRSIQRELETQIAKSILRGDFTNGDTIFVDVENERLAFKRLPSDLLVQSDL; from the coding sequence ATGCAACCCAATAATCCGAATCAGTTTACAGAAAAAGCGTGGGCGGCGATCGCCCAGACCCCGGACCTTGCCAAACAAGCGCAGCATCAGCAAATCGAAAGCGAAATCCTGATGAAGGCGTTACTCGAACAAGAAGGACTCTCCAGTAGCATTCTGAATAAAGCGGGAGTCAATATCCAACAAATGCGCGATCGCACGGAACAATTTATCAATCGCCAACCCAAAGTGAGTGGCACCAGTTCCGTCTATCTTGGACGGAGTGTGGATACCCTCCTCGATCGCGCCGATGCCTATCGGAAAGAATATGCCGATGAATATATTTCCGTCGAACATTTATTACTTGGATTCGCCAAAGATGACCGCTTTGGTAAAGGACTGTTCCAAGACTTAAAACTCACCGAACAAAAACTCAAAGAAACCATCTCCCAAGTTAGAGGCAGTCAAAAAGTGACCGATCAAAATCCCGAAGGCAAATATCAATCCCTAGAAAAATATGGACGCGACCTCACTCAAGCGGCGCGAGAAGGTAAACTCGACCCCGTAATCGGTCGAGATGACGAAATTCGCCGGACGATCCAAATTTTATCGCGGCGCACAAAGAATAATCCGGTGTTAATTGGGGAACCGGGAGTCGGTAAAACTGCGATCGCCGAAGGACTCGCCCAACGGATTATCGCCGGAGATGTTCCTCAATCCTTGAAAGACCGGCAATTGATTACCCTCGATATGGGGTCATTAATTGCTGGGGCTAAATATCGCGGGGAATTTGAAGAACGCCTGAAAGCAGTCCTCAAAGAAGTCACCGAATCCGGTGGCAATATTATCCTATTCATCGATGAAATTCATACCGTCGTCGGGGCCGGTGCCACCCAGGGCGCAATGGATGCCGGGAACTTGCTCAAACCTATGTTAGCACGGGGCGAACTCCGTTGTATCGGGGCCACAACTCTGGATGAATATCGCAAATATATCGAAAAAGATGCGGCATTAGAACGCCGTTTCCAGCAAGTGTATATCGATCAACCCAGTGTTGCCGATAGTATTTCCATTTTGCGCGGACTCAAAGAACGCTATGAAGTGCATCATGGGGTAAAAATCTCCGATAGTGCCTTAGTTGCAGCAGCAACTTTATCGAACCGATATATCAGCGATCGCTTCCTTCCCGATAAGGCGATCGACCTCGTAGATGAAGCAGCAGCAAAACTGAAAATGGAGATTACCTCCAAACCCGAAGAACTGGACGAAATCGACCGCAAAATCCTCCAGTTAGAAATGGAACGATTGTCTTTACGAAACGAAAGTGATATTGCCTCTCAGGACCGATTGGAACGGTTAGAGAAAGAACTCGGCAACCTCAAAGAACAACAACATACTCTAAATGCTCAATGGCAGTCTGAAAAAGATGTCATTGCTAAAATTCAGAGTATTAAAGAAGAAATTGATCGGGTCAACATCGAAATTCAACAAGCAGAACGCAACTACGACCTCAACCGCGCCGCCGAATTGAAATATGGCAATCTCAACCAATTGCAAAAGCAACTCCAAGAGGCGGAATCCAATTTAGCAGCAACCCAAACCAGCGGTCAAACCTTACTCCGAGAAGAAGTAACTGAAGCGGATATTGCGGAAATTATCTCTAAATGGACCGGAATTCCGATTAGTAAATTAGTAGAATCGGAGATGCAAAAACTGCTGCACCTTGAAGATGAATTGCACAAGCGCGTCATCGGACAAGAGGAAGCAGTCACCGCCGTTGCTGATGCCATTCAGCGATCGCGCGCCGGATTATCCGACCCAAATCGCCCCGTTGCCAGCTTTATCTTCCTCGGACCCACAGGGGTGGGTAAAACTGAACTCGCCAAAGCACTCGCCGCCTATCTGTTCGACACCGAAGAATCAATGGTGCGAATTGATATGTCGGAATACATGGAGAAACACGCCGTTTCCCGGTTAGTTGGTGCGCCTCCAGGATATGTGGGATATGAAGAAGGGGGACAACTTTCCGAAGCAGTTCGCCGTCGTCCTTACTCGGTGATTCTATTCGATGAAATCGAAAAAGCGCATCCGGATGTCTTCAATATCATGCTACAAATTCTCGATGATGGTCGAGTGACGGATGCACAAGGACATACCGTAGACTTCAAGAACTCAGTGATAATTATGACCAGTAATGTCGGGTCACAATTTATCTTAGATGTCTCTGGGGAAGATGAACAATACGAAGAAATGCGGGGTCGGGTCATGGATGCGATGCGGAGTAATTTCCGTCCGGAATTCCTGAACCGAATTGATGAGATGATTATCTTCCATTCGCTGAAGAAAGAGCAACTCCGGCAGATTGTGCAGTTGCAAGTCGAACGAGTCATGGAACGCCTACGCGATCGCAAGATGTCGTTGAAATTGTCCGATAGTGCGATTAGTTTCTTAGCGGAAGTGGGATATGACCCAGTTTATGGCGCACGTCCACTGAAGCGTTCCATCCAACGCGAGTTAGAAACCCAAATTGCTAAATCTATCTTACGGGGTGATTTCACCAATGGAGATACGATTTTCGTAGATGTAGAAAATGAGCGTTTAGCGTTTAAGCGGTTGCCGTCTGACTTGTTAGTTCAATCGGATTTGTAG
- a CDS encoding DUF790 family protein: MLPSDLLSHRMNGETIVPKRLEINSKNLAIASQLITCFQEAVGCPQSELDRQLHDIEGDGTDYRIKRGLAHILKGSLSTFEVISPLEPIELRQRVFTAAAETVPSKESTQLTLEKLATQLSQELEREVLPLHIQLGLYADLNENKILTEFDAPTPELLLHRYNVSQVQGVFYRATHLLINAHRNDPGEYKLLFKYLKLFQLMAYIEGDADCGFTITIDGPTSLFKPSTRYGLAIAKLLPALLHVTKWSLDATLQSRDPYTGDWKTGRFTLDSDCGLVSHYPPGKPYDSMLEASFVSRWDATKTEWKLEREVDLIPIPGSVMIPDFRLVHPDGRTFLLEIVGYWRPEYLQKKFAQVKKSHRNDLILAISERLNLEKAGINLKEVTVPMVWFKDKLQPKQVLEVLESN, from the coding sequence ATGTTACCGAGTGACTTGCTGAGTCATCGCATGAATGGAGAGACGATTGTTCCCAAGCGATTGGAAATTAATTCTAAAAACTTGGCGATCGCCTCTCAACTGATTACCTGTTTCCAAGAAGCAGTGGGTTGTCCCCAAAGTGAACTTGATCGCCAACTCCACGACATAGAAGGAGATGGCACCGACTACCGCATCAAACGGGGACTCGCTCATATTTTAAAAGGCAGTTTAAGCACCTTTGAGGTCATTTCTCCCCTGGAACCCATTGAATTGCGCCAGCGCGTATTTACTGCTGCTGCGGAAACCGTTCCCAGTAAAGAATCAACTCAACTCACCCTAGAAAAACTCGCCACTCAATTAAGTCAAGAATTAGAACGCGAAGTTCTCCCTCTGCATATTCAATTGGGATTATATGCCGATTTAAACGAGAATAAAATCCTCACCGAATTTGATGCACCCACTCCAGAATTGTTACTCCATCGTTACAACGTCTCCCAAGTGCAAGGGGTATTTTATCGCGCCACTCATTTATTAATTAACGCTCATCGCAATGACCCAGGGGAATATAAACTGTTATTCAAGTATTTGAAATTATTTCAATTAATGGCCTATATAGAAGGCGATGCGGACTGCGGATTTACCATTACCATTGATGGTCCAACCAGCTTATTTAAACCCAGTACCCGCTATGGATTAGCCATTGCTAAACTCTTGCCTGCATTACTGCACGTCACCAAATGGAGTTTAGACGCCACCCTCCAAAGTCGCGACCCCTACACCGGGGATTGGAAAACCGGACGATTTACCCTAGATTCTGACTGTGGATTAGTTAGTCACTATCCTCCGGGTAAGCCTTATGATAGTATGTTAGAAGCCTCATTTGTCAGTCGGTGGGATGCGACTAAAACGGAATGGAAATTAGAACGAGAAGTGGATTTAATTCCCATTCCCGGCAGTGTGATGATTCCCGATTTTCGCCTCGTTCATCCCGATGGCAGAACGTTTTTATTAGAAATAGTCGGCTATTGGCGTCCAGAGTATTTGCAGAAGAAATTTGCTCAGGTAAAGAAGTCTCATCGGAATGATTTAATTTTAGCCATTTCGGAACGGTTGAATTTAGAAAAGGCGGGGATTAATTTAAAGGAGGTGACGGTGCCGATGGTGTGGTTTAAGGATAAATTGCAGCCGAAGCAGGTGTTGGAGGTGTTAGAATCAAATTGA
- a CDS encoding GNAT family N-acetyltransferase, translating to MLEIVQLTDINHPDFQGALQIYLDSFPACERQPLEILETRLSNQLYQWFVAKWETQVVGIALLYPLNPTDFILLDYLGTDKDYRSRGIGKTLMSHLVKLAQHQQKHLLIEVENPQFCEDSEQAERRIQFYQKNGAKVLKPVRYVLPPLSGDVPTEMLLMMFPEYPGGQLSGSLVKQLIEQVYQEMYDRPSQDALLRSFIEEVPDVVSLVHLS from the coding sequence ATGCTAGAAATTGTCCAACTTACCGATATCAATCATCCGGATTTTCAAGGTGCTTTACAAATTTACCTCGATTCCTTTCCTGCTTGCGAAAGACAACCCCTTGAAATCCTGGAAACCCGATTATCCAATCAGCTTTATCAATGGTTTGTTGCCAAATGGGAAACCCAAGTGGTGGGAATTGCTTTACTCTACCCCTTGAACCCAACCGATTTTATCCTGCTGGACTATCTGGGAACTGATAAAGACTATCGCAGTCGTGGCATCGGAAAAACCTTGATGTCACACTTGGTTAAATTGGCTCAACATCAGCAAAAACACTTATTAATTGAGGTAGAAAATCCCCAGTTTTGCGAAGATTCAGAACAAGCAGAACGACGGATTCAGTTTTATCAAAAAAATGGAGCAAAAGTTCTGAAACCCGTGAGATATGTTCTGCCGCCTTTATCGGGAGATGTGCCGACGGAGATGTTATTAATGATGTTTCCCGAATATCCGGGAGGTCAATTGTCAGGGAGTTTGGTTAAACAACTGATTGAGCAAGTTTATCAGGAGATGTACGATCGCCCTTCTCAAGATGCACTATTAAGGTCCTTTATTGAGGAAGTTCCGGATGTTGTTTCATTGGTGCATCTCTCCTAG
- a CDS encoding WD40 repeat domain-containing protein produces the protein MFFSPTLSSAIAAACADTTVRLWQLDGSVDTILNGHSDSVLSVAFSPDGKLIATASADKTVKLWRRDGTFLTTLKGHSAEVFGVDFNPKGNRIATASADKTVKFWKRDGTLISSIKRQSSGFFDINFMPKGKLVASGLADGTVKLWQFNGICLRTLEGHEDSVYSVNFSAGGNQLVSGSGDGTVKLWVRDITWGRHGTVRTLTGHQNAVLDVCFSPDGELIASASADKTVKIWRSVDGALLVTLRDHQNIVYSVSFSPNGKILASASEDNTVRFWNLRSQVSKTFKQYPGSVYRIKFSPR, from the coding sequence ATGTTTTTTTCTCCAACTCTTTCTAGTGCGATCGCCGCTGCCTGTGCCGATACAACGGTCAGACTCTGGCAACTTGATGGCAGTGTTGATACGATTCTCAATGGTCATAGTGACAGCGTTTTGAGTGTGGCATTCAGTCCTGATGGGAAACTCATCGCCACCGCCAGTGCGGATAAAACGGTTAAACTCTGGCGGCGAGATGGAACCTTTTTAACCACCCTGAAAGGACATAGTGCGGAAGTGTTTGGGGTTGATTTTAATCCAAAAGGGAATCGCATTGCCACCGCCAGTGCGGATAAAACGGTAAAATTTTGGAAACGAGATGGCACATTGATTTCATCGATTAAGCGACAATCTTCGGGATTTTTTGATATTAATTTTATGCCTAAAGGAAAGTTAGTAGCATCAGGTTTGGCCGATGGTACGGTTAAGTTATGGCAGTTTAATGGAATTTGTTTAAGAACCTTAGAAGGTCATGAAGATAGTGTTTACAGCGTTAATTTTAGTGCCGGTGGGAATCAATTAGTTTCCGGCAGTGGCGATGGTACGGTCAAATTGTGGGTGAGAGATATTACCTGGGGTCGTCATGGAACGGTTCGCACCTTAACGGGTCATCAAAATGCGGTATTAGATGTTTGTTTTAGTCCCGATGGCGAGTTAATTGCTTCAGCAAGTGCGGATAAAACCGTAAAAATTTGGCGCAGTGTAGATGGCGCTTTGTTGGTGACGTTACGGGACCATCAAAATATTGTTTATAGTGTAAGTTTTAGTCCGAATGGGAAGATTTTAGCCTCTGCTAGTGAAGATAATACGGTGCGCTTTTGGAATTTGCGGAGTCAGGTGAGTAAAACGTTTAAGCAATATCCCGGTTCGGTTTATCGGATTAAATTTAGTCCGCGATAA